A section of the Bryobacteraceae bacterium genome encodes:
- the pyrE gene encoding orotate phosphoribosyltransferase produces MELIPTQEEVVALLRQTGALRKGHFQYPNGLHSDTYLQVAIAMRHYETAKLLSVALSRKLRAHPELRAIIPELSIVTPATGGLPVAYGVCEALRARQVYWAERGEEGGPLRFRPFIEPEPGEKVLLVDDVLRTGRKLTELRNLIESKGAQVVALAVIVYQPNPETPKFENLPFYYLAQLDALYFWDSEAAEEKVSQLGPPEKVWI; encoded by the coding sequence ATGGAACTGATCCCCACCCAGGAAGAAGTTGTCGCCCTGTTGCGGCAGACTGGCGCTTTGCGCAAAGGCCACTTTCAATACCCCAACGGGCTGCACTCGGACACCTATCTCCAGGTGGCCATCGCCATGCGCCACTATGAGACGGCGAAGCTGCTCAGCGTCGCCTTGAGCCGCAAGCTGCGCGCCCACCCCGAGCTTCGCGCCATCATCCCGGAGCTGTCCATCGTCACGCCCGCCACCGGCGGCCTGCCGGTGGCCTACGGCGTCTGCGAAGCGCTCCGCGCCAGACAGGTCTATTGGGCCGAGCGCGGCGAAGAGGGCGGCCCGCTGCGCTTCCGCCCGTTCATTGAACCGGAGCCCGGCGAAAAGGTGCTCCTCGTCGACGACGTTCTTCGCACGGGGAGAAAGCTCACCGAACTGCGGAACCTGATCGAGTCGAAAGGCGCCCAGGTGGTGGCGCTGGCCGTCATCGTCTACCAGCCCAACCCGGAAACGCCCAAGTTCGAAAACCTCCCCTTTTACTACCTGGCGCAGTTGGACGCCCTGTATTTCTGGGATTCCGAAGCGGCCGAAGAAAAGGTCAGCCAGCTCGGCCCGCCCGAAAAAGTCTGGATCTGA
- a CDS encoding glycosyl transferase, giving the protein MRLAALVITHNSQAHVRACLEACLRFKHELPAGILVIDNASTDFTCAAAEAFAGVRVVRNRQNRGFAGAVNQGFLMLSNADAVLVLNPDVEILSPPRILAQVLEHDARIGAAGGLLLGRDGRPQQGFFVRRLPTAAALALEALGVNRLWPANPVNRRWRALDLSAEAPAADVQPAGACLLVRREAWEKLEGWDEDYHPVWFEDVDFIRRLLDAGWKSAYVPTFRALHAGGHSVQRLAWEARQLYWYRNLLRYVSRHLQTPGRILVGLSVIAGVLPRVVTGMFASRSIGPLRVYGRLVRLAARAAVFPAAAEQLQPEEETREPAPAPGRPRI; this is encoded by the coding sequence ATGAGGCTGGCGGCGTTGGTCATCACCCACAACTCCCAGGCGCACGTCCGCGCTTGCCTCGAGGCCTGCCTGCGATTCAAGCATGAACTTCCGGCCGGCATCCTCGTCATCGACAACGCCAGCACGGACTTCACCTGCGCCGCCGCCGAAGCGTTTGCCGGCGTGCGCGTGGTTCGCAACCGGCAAAACCGCGGCTTCGCCGGGGCGGTGAACCAGGGCTTTCTGATGCTGTCGAATGCTGACGCCGTGCTGGTGCTGAACCCGGACGTCGAGATCCTTTCCCCGCCCCGGATTCTGGCACAGGTCCTGGAGCACGACGCACGCATTGGGGCGGCGGGCGGGCTGCTGCTCGGCCGGGACGGCCGCCCTCAACAGGGCTTCTTCGTGCGCCGCCTGCCCACGGCGGCGGCGCTGGCCCTGGAGGCGCTCGGCGTGAATCGGCTGTGGCCGGCAAACCCCGTCAACCGCCGCTGGCGGGCGTTGGACCTCTCTGCCGAAGCCCCGGCCGCGGACGTGCAACCGGCCGGGGCGTGCCTGCTGGTCCGCCGCGAGGCCTGGGAGAAGCTGGAAGGGTGGGACGAGGACTATCATCCGGTCTGGTTCGAGGACGTGGACTTCATCCGCCGGCTCCTGGATGCGGGATGGAAGTCGGCTTATGTGCCCACATTCCGCGCCCTGCACGCCGGCGGCCATTCGGTTCAACGGCTGGCCTGGGAGGCGCGGCAGCTATACTGGTACAGGAATCTGTTGCGCTACGTTTCCAGGCACTTGCAGACGCCTGGACGAATCCTGGTTGGCTTGTCTGTCATCGCCGGGGTGTTGCCAAGGGTCGTGACGGGGATGTTCGCTTCGCGGTCCATTGGCCCCCTGCGCGTCTATGGTAGATTGGTTCGGCTGGCGGCCCGCGCCGCTGTTTTTCCCGCAGCGGCCGAGCAGCTCCAGCCGGAGGAGGAAACGCGGGAACCGGCGCCTGCGCCGGGGCGACCCCGCATTTGA
- the uvrC gene encoding UvrABC system protein C, whose product MSRIDELREKAAALPQGPGVYIYRGAGGEVLYVGKAKNLRARVRSYFSAERLAEAKTGRLIHEAAGLEYILVDNEKEALALENLLIKQHRPRFNVLLRDDKTYPYIKLTHEKWPRVYVTRRIRKDGQYFGPYFPGNLAHRLVKFIHRNFQIPSCRVDLAKTHASPCLEYHIHRCLGPCVPGLASEEAYAERVRDVRAFLEGRTRELAASLRARMEEASEALEFERAAALRDLLRTVEELEERQKMAAASGDDADYFALHAEPPHVAVNIFHVRNGRVVDRRELFWEDVYEYDEQEFLPALLMQIYGEGQPVPAQIHLPVELEDREVLEELLAETRGRKVTIHTPQRGTRKALLELVATNARQSFEQRFRVRKPRAEEIAEALEEALDLPEAPRRIECFDISHIQGAEKVASMVVWENGRMKKSDYRKFIIRTVEGSDDFASMREAVGRRYRRVLEEGGPMPGLVLVDGGLGQLHAAAAALEELGVLNQPLAAIAKREEILYVHGREDEPVMLDRTSPVLHLIQMIRDEAHRFAVTFHRQRRDARTLRSELLEIPGIGPKTVEKLLKELGSLAAVRAAGEEELARVAGRAAARRIRQALGLTADSAPKGEAKGEPLRKA is encoded by the coding sequence ATGTCCCGCATCGACGAGCTGCGCGAGAAGGCGGCCGCACTGCCGCAGGGGCCGGGCGTCTACATTTACCGCGGCGCCGGGGGCGAAGTCCTCTACGTCGGCAAGGCCAAGAACCTGCGGGCGCGGGTGCGCAGCTACTTCAGCGCGGAGCGGCTGGCCGAGGCCAAGACGGGCCGGCTGATTCACGAAGCCGCGGGGCTCGAATACATCCTGGTTGACAACGAGAAGGAAGCGCTGGCGCTGGAAAACCTGCTCATCAAGCAGCACAGGCCGCGCTTCAACGTGCTGCTGCGGGACGACAAGACCTACCCGTACATCAAGCTGACCCACGAGAAATGGCCGCGCGTGTATGTGACGCGGAGAATCCGGAAAGACGGGCAGTATTTCGGCCCGTATTTTCCCGGAAATCTGGCGCACCGGCTGGTGAAATTCATCCACCGGAATTTTCAGATTCCTTCCTGCCGGGTGGATCTTGCGAAGACTCACGCGAGTCCCTGCCTCGAATACCACATCCACCGCTGCCTCGGCCCGTGCGTGCCGGGGCTGGCAAGCGAGGAGGCCTACGCGGAGCGGGTGCGGGACGTGCGGGCTTTTCTCGAAGGCCGCACGCGCGAGCTTGCCGCCAGCCTGCGGGCGCGGATGGAAGAGGCGAGCGAGGCGCTTGAGTTTGAACGCGCCGCGGCGCTGCGCGATCTGCTGCGCACGGTGGAGGAGCTGGAAGAGCGGCAGAAGATGGCGGCCGCTTCGGGCGACGATGCCGACTACTTCGCGCTGCACGCCGAGCCGCCGCACGTGGCGGTGAACATCTTCCACGTGCGCAACGGGCGCGTGGTGGACCGCCGCGAGCTGTTCTGGGAGGACGTTTACGAATACGACGAGCAGGAGTTCCTGCCGGCGCTGCTGATGCAGATCTACGGCGAGGGCCAGCCGGTGCCGGCGCAGATCCATCTGCCGGTGGAGCTGGAGGACCGGGAGGTTCTGGAAGAGCTGCTGGCGGAGACGCGCGGCCGGAAAGTGACCATCCACACGCCGCAGCGCGGCACGCGGAAGGCGCTGCTGGAGCTGGTGGCCACCAATGCGCGGCAGAGCTTCGAGCAGCGCTTCCGCGTGCGCAAGCCGCGCGCCGAAGAGATCGCCGAGGCGCTGGAAGAGGCCCTGGACCTGCCGGAGGCGCCGCGGCGGATCGAATGCTTCGACATTTCGCACATCCAGGGCGCGGAAAAAGTGGCCAGCATGGTGGTGTGGGAGAACGGACGGATGAAGAAGTCCGACTACCGCAAGTTCATCATCCGGACGGTGGAAGGCAGCGACGACTTTGCCTCGATGCGCGAGGCCGTCGGCCGGCGGTACCGGCGGGTGCTTGAGGAAGGCGGGCCGATGCCGGGGCTGGTGCTGGTGGACGGCGGACTGGGCCAGTTGCACGCGGCGGCGGCGGCGCTGGAGGAGCTGGGCGTGCTGAACCAGCCGCTGGCGGCGATCGCGAAGCGCGAGGAGATCCTGTACGTTCACGGCCGCGAGGACGAGCCGGTGATGCTGGACCGCACGTCGCCGGTGCTCCACCTCATCCAGATGATCCGCGACGAAGCGCACCGCTTCGCGGTGACGTTTCACCGGCAGCGGCGCGACGCGCGCACGCTGAGGAGCGAGCTTCTGGAAATTCCGGGCATCGGTCCGAAGACGGTGGAGAAGCTGTTGAAGGAGCTGGGGAGCCTGGCCGCGGTGAGGGCG
- a CDS encoding arylesterase — protein MPQEAPAPAAAPATDTRPVIAAFGDSLTAGYGVEPGESYPDHLQRLLDERGYRYRVVNLGISGDTTDGGVARLQDALLLKPKIVILELGANDGLRGLPLDRTRANLDLMINAFQGAGASVVLAGMTLPRNYGAAYVREFERIFRDLARQRRTVLIPFFLEGVAMQPGLMQPDALHPNAAGCRKVAEMVFRHIEPLLEK, from the coding sequence GTGCCGCAGGAGGCCCCGGCGCCCGCAGCCGCGCCCGCAACCGACACGCGGCCCGTCATCGCCGCCTTCGGCGACAGCCTCACCGCGGGCTACGGCGTCGAACCCGGCGAAAGCTACCCGGACCACCTCCAGCGGCTGCTTGACGAGCGCGGCTACCGCTACCGCGTCGTCAACCTCGGCATCTCCGGCGATACAACCGACGGCGGCGTCGCGCGTCTTCAGGACGCCCTGCTGCTCAAGCCGAAGATCGTCATCCTCGAACTTGGCGCCAACGATGGCCTGCGCGGGCTGCCGCTGGATCGCACGCGCGCCAACCTCGATCTCATGATCAACGCCTTTCAGGGCGCGGGCGCCAGCGTGGTTCTCGCCGGCATGACCCTGCCCCGCAACTACGGCGCCGCCTACGTGCGCGAATTCGAGCGCATCTTCCGGGATCTGGCCCGCCAGCGCCGCACCGTGCTGATCCCTTTCTTCCTGGAAGGCGTGGCGATGCAGCCCGGGCTCATGCAGCCGGACGCGCTTCATCCCAACGCCGCAGGCTGCCGCAAGGTGGCCGAAATGGTTTTCCGCCACATCGAGCCGCTGCTCGAAAAATAG
- a CDS encoding ABC transporter permease: MSLLRTPAWRMAWREARAAAPKFLFVIFGVAAGVGALTGVRGFSAAFHESLKKEARTLMAADLLIRQFAEPTQQQERVIAQWEQRGARVSRITETVSMMAAGENEPPVLVSVKAVDPSTYPWYGRVRLEPDAPLEQALKADTIAVSEDLMLRLNLEPGARVRLGEAEFRVCGIVRQEPDRMTGSLNVGPRVMVTREGLQRTGLLTYGSRASQRLLWKLPAQGVPVAEIRESLKKAFPDALITDYRETHPFITRALDRATTFLSLVSMIALIVGALGVAMAIHSHIQQRLDTIAIMKCIGARSWQIMRIYTLQAALLGVAGGVAGLAVGAGVQWLFPLLLRRYFQLESIGWSGSFALEGILAGVLTALLFSVPPLLAVRDVKPALIFRREMPEARPPLAERVRKRLPAAGAAALILAGLAAMAAWLAGSVKVGAWFAGGLTAALAILGAVAWTLLRALRWGLAHAPVRLPLWLRHGAANLYRPGNHAASILVAMGVGVMFTLTVYLVQNSLLGEVMLAMPKGAPNVFLINITPREAEAVRAFLASRKEIEGKPQLIPTVAARLESINGTPVDQLPPPPGEDRRRRAFTRQVTWMESMPEDMRILRGAWWKDGRREALASVDENTARRWGIEPGAVLEWSAAGRRFQVRVAAIHRFESVRRGASDEFVFTEKALAGLPTQWYATARIRPEAVAVFMRDSFRRFPAVTVINAADIVSIVQEVVDQVSLVIRFIAAFAILAGAIILASTVAGTRLRRVRESAVLKTLGARRRTLVSIFSTEFAILGAAAGFLGGALATGFARLLLVRLLDARFNPEWRANLATTLLTMALAVAAGWLASLRVLSHRPLEVLRDE, from the coding sequence ATGAGCCTGCTGCGGACGCCCGCCTGGCGCATGGCATGGCGCGAGGCCCGTGCGGCGGCGCCGAAGTTTCTGTTCGTGATCTTCGGTGTCGCCGCCGGCGTGGGCGCGCTGACCGGCGTGCGCGGCTTTTCGGCGGCGTTCCACGAGTCGCTGAAGAAAGAAGCCCGCACGCTGATGGCGGCGGATCTGCTCATCCGCCAGTTCGCCGAGCCGACGCAGCAGCAGGAGCGCGTGATCGCGCAGTGGGAGCAGCGCGGGGCGCGCGTGTCGCGCATCACCGAGACGGTCTCGATGATGGCGGCGGGGGAAAACGAGCCGCCGGTTCTGGTGAGCGTGAAGGCGGTGGATCCGTCGACGTATCCCTGGTACGGGCGCGTGCGGCTGGAGCCGGACGCCCCGCTTGAGCAGGCGCTGAAGGCGGACACGATCGCCGTGAGCGAAGACCTGATGCTGCGGCTGAACCTGGAACCGGGCGCCCGCGTCCGGCTGGGCGAGGCCGAGTTCCGCGTGTGCGGCATCGTGCGGCAGGAGCCGGACCGCATGACGGGATCGCTGAACGTGGGGCCGCGGGTGATGGTCACGCGCGAGGGGCTTCAGCGAACGGGCCTGCTGACCTACGGCTCGCGCGCCTCGCAGAGACTGCTGTGGAAGCTGCCTGCGCAGGGCGTGCCGGTGGCGGAGATTCGCGAGTCCCTGAAGAAGGCCTTTCCCGATGCGCTGATCACCGACTACCGCGAAACGCACCCGTTCATCACGCGGGCGCTGGACCGGGCGACGACGTTTCTGAGCCTGGTGTCGATGATCGCGCTCATCGTCGGCGCGCTGGGCGTGGCCATGGCGATCCACTCGCACATCCAGCAGCGGCTGGACACGATTGCGATCATGAAGTGCATTGGCGCGCGCTCGTGGCAGATCATGCGCATTTACACGTTGCAGGCCGCGCTGCTGGGCGTGGCCGGCGGCGTGGCGGGCCTGGCGGTGGGCGCTGGGGTGCAGTGGCTGTTTCCGCTTCTGCTGCGGCGCTACTTCCAGTTGGAAAGCATCGGATGGAGCGGATCGTTTGCGCTGGAAGGGATCCTGGCGGGGGTGCTGACGGCGCTGCTGTTCAGCGTGCCGCCGCTTCTGGCCGTCCGCGACGTGAAGCCGGCGCTGATTTTCCGCCGCGAGATGCCGGAGGCGAGGCCGCCTCTGGCCGAGCGCGTGCGGAAGCGGCTTCCGGCAGCGGGCGCGGCGGCGCTGATCCTGGCGGGGCTGGCCGCGATGGCGGCGTGGCTGGCCGGGTCGGTGAAAGTGGGTGCGTGGTTTGCGGGCGGCCTGACGGCGGCGCTGGCGATTCTAGGCGCGGTGGCATGGACGCTGCTGCGCGCGCTGCGCTGGGGGCTGGCCCATGCGCCGGTGCGGCTGCCCCTATGGCTGCGGCACGGGGCGGCCAACCTTTACCGGCCCGGCAACCACGCGGCGAGCATCCTGGTGGCGATGGGCGTGGGCGTGATGTTCACGCTCACCGTGTATCTGGTGCAGAACTCGCTGCTCGGCGAGGTGATGCTGGCGATGCCGAAGGGCGCGCCGAATGTATTCCTGATCAACATCACGCCGCGCGAGGCGGAGGCGGTGCGCGCGTTTCTCGCGTCAAGGAAGGAGATCGAAGGGAAGCCGCAACTGATTCCAACCGTGGCGGCGCGGCTGGAAAGCATCAACGGAACGCCCGTGGACCAGCTTCCGCCGCCGCCGGGCGAAGACAGGCGGCGGCGCGCCTTCACGCGGCAGGTGACCTGGATGGAAAGCATGCCCGAGGACATGCGCATCCTGCGCGGCGCATGGTGGAAGGACGGCCGCCGCGAGGCGCTGGCGAGCGTCGACGAAAACACCGCGCGGCGGTGGGGCATCGAACCCGGCGCGGTGCTCGAATGGAGCGCCGCCGGGCGGCGCTTCCAGGTGCGCGTGGCCGCCATTCACCGCTTTGAGAGCGTGCGGCGGGGCGCCAGCGACGAGTTCGTCTTCACCGAAAAGGCGCTGGCCGGGCTTCCCACGCAGTGGTACGCGACGGCGCGGATCCGTCCCGAGGCGGTGGCCGTGTTCATGCGCGACAGTTTCCGCCGTTTCCCGGCGGTGACGGTGATCAACGCGGCCGACATCGTGAGCATCGTGCAGGAAGTGGTGGACCAGGTGTCGCTGGTGATCCGCTTTATCGCCGCCTTTGCGATCCTGGCCGGGGCGATCATTCTGGCCTCGACGGTGGCGGGGACGCGTTTGCGGCGGGTGCGCGAGTCGGCCGTGCTGAAGACGCTGGGAGCGCGGCGACGGACGCTTGTGTCGATCTTCTCCACCGAGTTCGCGATCCTGGGCGCGGCGGCGGGATTTCTGGGCGGCGCGCTGGCGACCGGGTTCGCGCGGCTTCTGCTGGTGCGGCTGCTGGACGCGCGCTTCAACCCCGAATGGCGCGCCAACCTGGCGACGACGCTGCTGACCATGGCGCTGGCGGTGGCCGCCGGGTGGCTGGCCTCGCTGCGGGTGCTCTCGCACCGGCCGCTGGAAGTGTTGCGCGACGAGTAG
- the pduO gene encoding cob(I)yrinic acid a,c-diamide adenosyltransferase, which translates to MPDQPPFEEPRLALNRIYTKTGDSGETLLASGERVPKDAPRVECYGAVDELNAFVGAAALTASGEAERTPALGELARILLRVQHELFNLGSILATTPENVHPRQARVTDGDVAQLESEIDRFNAALPPLRSFVLPGGSRLNVELHICRTVCRRAERLLVAAARTERIDPVNLRYLNRLSDAFFVWSRWANLQLGAPELLWSPNESATARGRQQP; encoded by the coding sequence ATGCCGGACCAACCCCCATTTGAAGAGCCGCGGCTGGCGCTCAACCGCATCTACACAAAGACGGGCGACTCGGGTGAAACCCTGCTGGCCAGCGGCGAACGCGTTCCCAAGGACGCCCCGCGCGTCGAGTGCTACGGCGCCGTCGACGAGCTGAATGCGTTCGTCGGCGCCGCCGCGCTCACGGCCTCGGGCGAGGCCGAACGCACGCCGGCCCTTGGTGAACTCGCCCGCATCCTGCTCCGCGTGCAGCACGAGCTGTTCAATCTCGGCTCGATCCTCGCCACCACGCCCGAAAACGTTCATCCGCGGCAGGCGCGCGTCACCGACGGCGACGTCGCCCAGCTCGAGAGTGAAATCGACCGCTTCAACGCCGCCCTGCCGCCCCTGCGCAGTTTCGTGCTCCCCGGAGGATCGCGGCTGAACGTTGAGCTGCACATCTGCCGCACCGTCTGCCGCCGCGCCGAACGTCTCCTGGTTGCGGCCGCGCGCACCGAGCGCATCGACCCGGTGAACCTGCGCTACCTGAACCGTCTTTCGGACGCTTTCTTCGTCTGGAGCCGCTGGGCGAACCTGCAACTCGGCGCGCCCGAGCTGCTGTGGTCGCCCAATGAAAGCGCCACGGCGCGGGGCCGTCAGCAGCCATAG
- a CDS encoding ABC transporter ATP-binding protein has translation MKPPVLSLRDVTKTIDTGTHRVEILKGISFDVESAEFVAVMGASGSGKSTLLGLVAGLDTPTSGSIQIEGEEISRMDEDRLAVLRGRKIGFVFQSYQLIPTLTAEENVLLPAELAGEDYEAARRRAQELLKAVGLEERRDHYPVQLSGGEQQRVALARAFIRKPPLLLADEPTGNLDSVNGRQVLELMLALNRSEGATLVLVTHDRELAAHATRIITLRDGRILSDERRAAA, from the coding sequence ATGAAACCCCCTGTTCTTTCCCTCCGAGATGTGACGAAGACGATCGACACCGGCACGCACCGGGTGGAGATCCTCAAAGGCATCAGCTTTGATGTGGAGTCGGCGGAATTCGTGGCGGTGATGGGCGCTTCCGGTTCCGGCAAGTCCACGCTGCTCGGGCTGGTGGCGGGCCTGGACACGCCGACTTCGGGCTCCATTCAGATCGAGGGCGAAGAGATCAGCCGGATGGACGAAGACCGGCTGGCGGTGCTGCGCGGGCGCAAGATCGGCTTTGTCTTCCAGAGCTACCAGCTCATTCCCACGTTGACGGCGGAAGAGAACGTGCTGCTGCCCGCCGAGCTGGCAGGCGAGGACTACGAAGCGGCGCGGCGCCGGGCGCAGGAGCTGCTGAAGGCGGTGGGGCTCGAAGAGCGGCGCGACCACTATCCGGTGCAGCTTTCCGGCGGCGAGCAGCAGCGCGTGGCGCTGGCGCGCGCCTTCATCCGCAAGCCTCCGCTGCTGCTGGCCGATGAACCGACGGGCAATCTCGACTCGGTGAACGGGCGGCAGGTGCTGGAACTGATGCTCGCATTGAACCGCAGCGAGGGGGCGACGCTCGTGCTGGTGACGCACGACCGCGAGCTGGCCGCGCATGCGACGCGCATCATCACGCTGCGCGACGGACGCATCCTGAGCGACGAACGGAGGGCGGCGGCATGA
- a CDS encoding oligopeptidase A, with protein sequence MESVTPDNPLLQLEHPLPFDRIRPEHVLPAMEALIARCREGIDAIAAAPVRSWQDTMAALDAATDDLDVASSVVRHLEGVVSTPALREAWNAAQPAVSAFYSSIPLHEGLWRALNEYAATDEARALAGVRARFLHKTLDSFRRHGAALPAEGKKRLEEIDVELATATTKFAQNVLDATAAFEYYIEDEAGLAGLPPSARDAARADARARGRGGWRFTLHGPSYLAVMTYLDHRGVRERFWRAYNRRAAAENAPLIARILELRREKARLLGYATFADFALADRMAKNGATAQAFVRDLREKTEPAFRRENRELEQFAGANLEPWDIAYWAEKLRAERYAFEEEDLRPFFPVDQVIDGMFRLASRLFGITITPGPSVPVWHPEVKYYEIRDESGELLGGFYTDWHPRDNKRGGAWMDAFLTGRPVDGRWLPQIGLICGNLTAPVDGRPALLTHREVETIFHEFGHLLHHCLSRVEVKSLAGTNVAWDFVELPSQIMENWCWEREALDLFARHWQTGEPMPEELFRRMRAARTFRAANAQMRQLGFATVDLALHIDYDPARDGDPVSYANRILRDFSPAPLPDDYAMLASFTHLFADPTGYGAGYYSYKWAEVLDADAFTRFLREGIFNEKTGREFRDSILARGDSEEPIVLFRRFMGRDPDPQALLMRLGLAAPAA encoded by the coding sequence TTGGAATCTGTGACGCCTGACAATCCGCTGCTTCAGCTTGAACATCCGCTGCCGTTTGACCGCATCCGCCCGGAACATGTCCTGCCGGCGATGGAGGCGCTCATCGCGCGCTGCCGCGAAGGCATTGACGCGATCGCCGCCGCGCCCGTCCGTTCCTGGCAGGACACGATGGCCGCGCTCGATGCGGCCACCGACGATCTCGATGTCGCATCGAGCGTCGTGCGCCACCTGGAAGGCGTCGTCTCCACGCCCGCGCTTCGCGAGGCCTGGAACGCCGCCCAGCCCGCCGTCAGCGCCTTCTATTCCTCCATCCCGCTGCATGAAGGGCTGTGGCGGGCGCTGAATGAATACGCGGCCACGGACGAGGCCCGCGCCCTCGCCGGAGTCCGCGCGCGCTTTCTCCACAAGACGCTCGACAGCTTCCGCCGGCACGGCGCCGCGCTGCCGGCGGAAGGCAAGAAGCGGCTGGAGGAGATCGACGTCGAGCTCGCCACCGCCACAACAAAATTCGCCCAGAATGTTCTCGACGCAACCGCCGCCTTCGAATACTACATCGAAGACGAGGCCGGGCTGGCCGGCCTGCCCCCCAGCGCCCGCGACGCCGCCCGCGCTGACGCCCGCGCCCGCGGCCGCGGCGGCTGGCGCTTCACCCTCCACGGGCCCTCCTATCTCGCGGTGATGACCTACCTCGACCACCGCGGCGTCCGCGAACGTTTCTGGCGCGCCTACAACCGCCGCGCCGCCGCCGAGAACGCCCCGCTCATCGCCCGCATCCTCGAACTGCGCCGCGAAAAGGCCCGCCTGCTCGGCTACGCCACCTTCGCCGACTTCGCCCTCGCCGACCGGATGGCGAAGAACGGCGCCACGGCCCAGGCCTTTGTCCGCGATCTGCGTGAAAAGACCGAGCCCGCCTTCCGGCGCGAAAACCGCGAGCTCGAACAGTTTGCCGGCGCAAACCTCGAACCGTGGGACATCGCCTACTGGGCCGAAAAGCTCCGCGCCGAACGCTACGCCTTCGAGGAAGAAGACCTGCGCCCCTTTTTCCCGGTCGACCAGGTCATCGACGGCATGTTCCGCCTCGCCTCGCGCCTGTTCGGCATCACCATCACGCCCGGCCCGTCCGTGCCCGTCTGGCATCCCGAGGTGAAGTATTACGAGATCCGCGATGAAAGCGGCGAGCTGCTCGGCGGCTTCTACACGGACTGGCACCCGCGCGACAACAAGCGCGGCGGCGCCTGGATGGATGCCTTCCTCACCGGCCGCCCCGTGGACGGCCGCTGGCTGCCCCAAATCGGCCTCATCTGCGGCAACCTCACCGCGCCCGTCGACGGCCGGCCGGCGCTGCTCACGCACCGCGAGGTGGAAACCATCTTCCACGAGTTCGGCCACCTGCTGCACCACTGCCTGTCGCGCGTCGAAGTGAAGTCGCTCGCCGGCACCAACGTCGCCTGGGATTTCGTCGAGCTGCCCTCGCAGATCATGGAGAACTGGTGCTGGGAGCGCGAGGCGCTCGACCTGTTCGCCCGCCACTGGCAGACCGGCGAACCCATGCCCGAAGAACTCTTCCGCCGCATGCGCGCCGCCCGCACCTTCCGCGCCGCCAACGCCCAGATGCGCCAGCTCGGCTTCGCCACTGTCGATCTCGCCCTCCACATCGACTACGACCCCGCCCGCGACGGCGACCCCGTCTCTTACGCCAACCGCATCCTCCGCGACTTCTCCCCCGCGCCGCTGCCGGACGACTATGCCATGCTCGCCTCCTTCACGCACCTCTTCGCCGACCCCACCGGCTACGGCGCCGGCTACTACTCCTACAAGTGGGCCGAGGTGCTCGACGCCGACGCCTTCACCCGCTTCCTGCGCGAGGGCATCTTCAACGAAAAGACCGGCCGCGAATTCCGCGACTCGATCCTCGCCCGCGGCGACAGTGAAGAGCCCATCGTGCTGTTCCGCCGGTTCATGGGGCGCGATCCCGACCCGCAGGCCCTGCTCATGCGGCTCGGCCTCGCCGCGCCCGCTGCGTGA
- a CDS encoding glycosyl hydrolase codes for MEQEVTAVIPNWNHAELLERTLETLGRQTRGCARVIVVDNGSTDSSLAVARRLGAEVIPLGRNLGFAAAVNRGVAAAATPWVWILNNDVELHPQCLEALAARVVEAGAGFAAPRLKRLDNPSRLDGCYDLLARSGCAWRAGSGMPDGPLFAAPREIAFAPFTAVLVRRSLFEQAGGLDENFGSFLEDVDFCLRCAVAGVRGVYVPEAVAYHRGGATFGAWGAPMVELVARNQVLLAARHFPLRWWWRVLAGQLLWGAVAARHGRLGAWLRGKWRGLCEARRVRRAGQRADVETLEPLLAACEEDIRRLQQAARPEPYWRLYFAVAR; via the coding sequence ATGGAGCAGGAAGTCACCGCCGTCATCCCGAACTGGAACCACGCGGAACTGCTCGAGCGCACGCTGGAGACGCTCGGGCGGCAGACGCGCGGCTGCGCCCGGGTGATCGTGGTCGACAACGGGAGCACGGACTCGAGCCTCGCCGTGGCCCGGCGCCTAGGCGCCGAGGTGATTCCGCTGGGCCGCAACCTGGGCTTCGCCGCCGCGGTCAATCGCGGCGTGGCTGCGGCCGCTACCCCCTGGGTCTGGATCCTGAACAACGATGTCGAGCTCCACCCGCAGTGCCTGGAGGCGCTCGCGGCCCGGGTCGTGGAGGCGGGCGCCGGCTTCGCCGCCCCGCGGCTGAAGCGGCTGGACAACCCTTCTCGCCTGGACGGCTGCTACGATCTGCTGGCCCGCAGCGGCTGCGCCTGGCGCGCCGGCAGCGGCATGCCGGACGGCCCGCTGTTTGCCGCCCCGCGTGAGATCGCCTTCGCGCCCTTCACGGCGGTGCTCGTGCGGCGCAGCCTGTTCGAGCAGGCGGGCGGGCTGGATGAGAACTTCGGATCCTTTCTGGAAGACGTCGACTTCTGCCTGCGGTGCGCCGTGGCCGGGGTGCGCGGAGTGTATGTGCCGGAGGCGGTCGCCTATCACCGCGGCGGCGCCACGTTCGGCGCCTGGGGCGCGCCGATGGTGGAACTTGTGGCGAGGAATCAGGTGCTGCTGGCGGCCAGGCACTTCCCGCTGCGCTGGTGGTGGCGCGTGCTGGCAGGACAACTCCTCTGGGGCGCTGTGGCCGCCCGTCACGGGCGGCTGGGCGCGTGGTTGCGCGGCAAGTGGCGCGGGCTTTGCGAGGCCCGGCGCGTGCGACGGGCCGGTCAGCGGGCCGATGTCGAGACCCTGGAGCCGTTGCTCGCCGCCTGCGAGGAAGACATTCGGCGGCTTCAGCAGGCGGCCCGGCCGGAGCCCTACTGGCGGCTCTATTTTGCGGTGGCGCGATGA